AATCGATAAATCAAGCATGTTACAACAACAAACGATGTTTAACAAACATAAATGTGCTTATGTATGTCGCTCATCATCTTCTAGCTACGCCTTGACGAAGAGGGTGTACTCGACGATGGTCTCGCCGGACTTGAAGCCGGAGTCGACGGTGCGGGCCTCGGCGTACCCCCTCGCCATGCGGAACTTGCCGGAGCCGCCGACGATGCTCATCTCCCTCACCGGCGACATCACCTCGTTCCGCCCCATGATCGCCAGGCTGCTGCCGTtgtggtcgccggcggtgaaCACGAAGTTCATGTCCATCAGGAGGCCGATCACCCTCTGGTCGGCGAACGTGTACGTCCCCTGCGCGCGCcccaccacctcccccgccgccgccgccgccggcgagctcgtcaGCGGGTCGTCGATGGCCACCACCGCGCCGAAGTAGGTCGACGACGCGTTCGTCGACGCCGCCTGCGCCACCCGGATCGCCGTCGGGTTCGGCCCCGCCACCACGTCGTGCCAGTACACCTTGATCTTTGTCAtcccggcgccgctgccgccgccgtcgtccgccgcccacgccaccgccgccacgcacaGTAACAGAAGCAGCTGGAGAGCCGCCTTCGCCATGGCTGCAGCTGGAGCTTGAGCTGATCGAGCAAGCTGAAGGAGGAGCTAGTGAGAGGATGAGTGCtgctaatatataattaatgtagCTACTACTgctgtacttcctccgttctaaaaaaacTTAGCTTAGAAGGAGATGTGGCACATCTTAGTtatccaaatttattatattaaaaaagatcatattttttttaggttgAGTTTTCGTGGGACAAATGAAGTATTTTAGATGAAAGGGAAGCAATAGATATAATGCGATGGGAGTGGTTGGTGTAGGAGATGAAGTGATGAAGCGGCATGCACGTGGTAGAGCTTTTTCCCGTGGTAGAGctttttcccttttctaatGGGGTTGGTATGTGAAGTAGCCATCTCCTTGATTTAACCTATATTTAGCATCTCCTTAATTAGCCTATAGTTAGCATTTCTCTGTTTAATTATTCTgtctttttttctattatatatactcccttcgtttttaaTGAGACATTGTCAACACCTAACAATtcatcattcatcttatttaaaataaaataagtacaaatatatagaaaatataagTCATATATACTTGAGCCGTGTATTTCATTCGTCCTAAAATAGTAACGTTTAGTCTtcaaagtttatttaaaaatataacaacatctTTATCCATGTTCTTTTCCCAACTAATTACAACACTCCACAAATCAATTTCCTCACTTATCTTCACTCGCATCCAATCACAATCTTCCCTATTTAATTCTATCTATTTTGTTAATAATTGTGTtcaaccctaaaaatcctaatattttaggatggatgtgGTATAAAACAAGTCGCAACAAAAGAAATAATGCTTATATAGTTCTTTTAGCAAGATAAATAGTAAAATTCTATGTTCAGAAATCGATAATTAACGTCACACATTAGAAAACGGAGAATGTGTATAGACTAATGAGGTGATTAGTCCTTAATAGTACACTAGTAGTGTCAGTAGTACAATTCATGCCACTACCTCCAAGAAGTTACCCTTTTTTAGCGTGGACTCGTCAGGTTAGTAAATTGCATTACGCGTGCACATCTCATTAGCTAATTAAGCAAGCTATACTTTATAGTGCTGTAATATTTAtttagtaagcaactattaatTATTGTTAGTGACAGGCTGATAGTAGCAGGGAAGAATGTTAAGCATGTGAATTGTTTGTACCTGAAAACTGGGAGTAGTCGGTGTTAAGGCAGACTGACTGCGACTAGCTAAGATTCTTCAGACATTGGGGGTGGTTGGATGGTGGTGAAACTGAAGAGAACATTATTCATGCAGGATTTCAGAAAAGGAGTTAACAATATGCAGGGGTGATTGGCCTGCTTAATTACATTTTGATCAACTGGTTTCATTATTATAGATATATTGAATTAATCATCCAAGTTATAGATATGCCACCTGAAGATTTTAATAATtgagaaattaaaattaagGTCGTGGTGTCAACGTGTCATCACTGCATTGCAGATCTGTAGTCACTGTTTGTCGATATGCATCTTGGTTCTTCTAGTGTGTTCCTATATTATATCATCTTCAGGTTTGGTGGGTGTAACAACAGTAATATGATAAGGAGAGAAATAATTGATCTGCCTTTTGCAGATAACCAACTTCACCAACACAGATTCGTTCTtcctaattttgttttttttataatgagaGTTTTTATTGAACCAGTTAattatatcaattttttttctctccttacTATTTCAGAGATTTGTTATTACGAAAGCTCCCAGATTTAAGCAAAACGTAAATAAATTAGTCCAATTACTCATGCACGGTCCTGTACCTACTCATGCACGGTCAGAGAGTGCACATGATGGACTCTTGCTTGCAGCTAAATTTACACTCGCAGAATTAAGGAGTTGTAATTAACAAAGTACGGAGTTTTTCATATTATTAATCTCTGCTTGCGTATACATTAACACAGTACTAGTAAGTTAGTTGCGTCAGAATTATCAACTTCACCCGTAGGAATTAATTCCTCTCTTCTTACACATTGGAAGAATCAGAATGCAATTATAAGGACTAGTCCAAATACAACAGGTCAGATAAAGTCACTCCAAACAAGTTATATTTAGAGCTGTCTCAGAGGACAGAGGTGTTTGTTTGTCATTGGCACAttagtgtgtgtgtatgtgtgagAGGGATGCATATATACTTGAATTATTAGTTTCCTGTGTCAAGGAAGAGAAGCTAAGAACAAgacagggagagagagagagattcagaATTTTCAGACATGAGAGTGACTCAGTGGCACGGTGAAAGTTCCCTGACAGAAGTTTCCACCGATTATGCTGAGTTCTTTAGAGctcattgagaaaaaaaaaagccgagAAAgctattagcatataattaattaagtgttttaaaaaaatatctatttaATTCTTTAAAGAAACTTGTAaacaatttcttttaaaaatactGTTTACTGGTCAGCCCAAAAAGCTCAAAAGAACTAatctttcagagtttcagacaacAGTGACTCGTTTGCCAAGGTGAAAGCCATAGGAAAGAAGTTGCCTGCAGCCATGAAAACATGATTGACCTGTATGACTACCAACCAAGGCTTTCAGTGCTGATCTGTCTGTCAAGCTATGTACTCTACAATTGATGATCTTGGGAGTAGTTTTTCTGGCCATGATCATCTGTAGAGGTTCGGTGGTGTGCGTAAAAGATAATACTCCCCTGACTGGCCGACCCTACCTAATTTTGCAGGTAACCAGCGTGTACCTTTGTCCCACCATGTTGCCATCGTTGTAAAGCTTTTGTTCTCGATCGATTTTCAGGTTCCAAATCCGATCGAATTTAAGCAAACAGATCGAACAAATTCCTCTGTGATAAAGAGCATAACTTTTCTCTACCCATTTCTCCATCTCGTTTTGTTCAGCAAAGAGTTTATTTGTGATGTTCAGTGGTGGTACAGAGGTTGTGATGATGTTCCAGTTGAGATCAGAGGTTTTGGAGATTCTTAGTTGGTATAATTGCGCAGTGGcacatatactctctccgtttcaaaatatttgacaccgttaacttttcaggtatatgtttgaccatccgtcttattcaaaaaatttaaataattatttattctatatcatttgatttattattaaatataatttcatgtacacatatagttttacatattttacaaaaatttttgaataagacgaacggtcaaacatgtgctaaaaagtcaacggtgtcaaacattttgaaacggagggagtaagaaacATGCGCAATACGTAcgaattttgtttggtttgaaatGGCGAAAGATTAGCACAAATTAATAAGCTTTGCGCAGCTGTGGTGCCACTGAGCCTCTGAAGACTgaaggagaaagagagggtCGGAGAATTAAACTCCGTACGCACTGCGTAGTGGGCCGCAGCTTCACAATTCGGCAAATTGCACCGCGTTGGGCCCGACCCACTTCACAGATGGGCCTTCAGATTATGGCTGCTTCTCTACTTTGGAGGCCTGAAGGGCGATGGTCCAAACTGCATGCGGCCCAGTCATTTTGACAAGTGCTAGATAGATGAAATACTCCAATacattaatctttttttttaaaaaaaatgaacgcAAGCATGTCCAGACTCCAGAAACCAGAATGACATGTGCGTATGAACAAAGTTATTGGCCGGTCGATTTTCATGGAGCAGGAGATATGGAAAATAACTGCGTACGGATGCTTATAATTTGGAGCGAGATTAATTCTTCTACCTGATGGCGTACGTTtatgtgttaattaatttggatcTAATTTGGAGTTGATCGTTCTTGTTCGAAAGGgggtaatttttaaaaaaatggattatttGAATTTGACCCTGAAAGACGTGGAATGCATTGACCAGCTGCCGCATGCCGCGTTTCTACTTACCCATCACGTGGCCATGCATACGTTTTTTCACACTATACTACATCCGCCATGGAAGCTTCCTCTTCCGGGTGCACTGCTGctgcatatgattaattgagtattaactattttaaacttcaaaaatggattaatatgattttttaaagcaacttttctatagaagatttttgcaaaaaaatacaccgtttagtagtttgaaaagcgtgcgcacggaaaaggAGTCGCAATCTCCCCTGTCTCCTgtgaacgaacgcagcctaagggtgtgtttgagaagaaggggattgaggagattgggaagatacgcaaaacgaggtgagacattagcgtatgattagttgagtattaactattttaaatttcaaaaatggattaatatgattttttaaagcaactttcctatagaatttttttgcaaaaagcacaccgtttagtagtttgggaagcgtgcgcacggaaaacgagatgttttctctctcaatctccCAGATCACCTGGGAACGAACGAagcctaagagcaggtacaatagcaagctattagctagctgcaaacatattttaatgagataaaagatgagagagaagagcagcgagctacagatctatagccagctgcagcgcggaatccaagacgcaatgtgtgtatgacatgtgggaccatatattaatagtatagtaagcaactattgtatgaattggctattagattagttgtagatgaattggagctagtagtgggctatactattaaacttgctctaagggtgagtttgagggataggggaggagaagattgggaagatagacaaaacgaggtgagccattagcgcattatgaattgagtataaactattttaaattttaaaaatagattaatatgatttttttaaagcaactttcctatagaaattttttgtcaaaaacacaccatttagtagtttgggaagcgtgtgcGTGGACTATGATGTACTTTCTCACCCTAACTCATCAGAACGAACGCTCCCTAAGGATAGAAACGGATAGAACTGGTAGCATCTGTTCGAAAAATATTATCGATTAATCTGGAATTGACCAACTATTTAGTGTCAACAAGAAGATcgaataaattagaaaaaactaaaatttatatattgttAGAGTCGGAAACGGCAACACTTGTGTGGATACGACGCTCGGTTAGTGGGGAAAATTTTCCATGATTATTTTGAGTATATGTTATCTTGACGGGATGGTCAGTGTTAGGTGAACCAAGGGGTGCACAAAAATCCTGGAGGAATATTACCAtccatcaaaataaaaaattgtaacAAAGGTAAGCTAATGAAGCTCTCATTATTCTTAAACACATTAAGAACTTATAAACAATAATCATCCTCAAGAATACACCCctaccaacaacaacaacaacaacaaaaatcatagctagctttttttttacagggaaaaaaaaaagcatatgacACCACACCCAGCTTATATATTCTAGTAATCAACTGGTCAACACACAGCAAAAACCGGCAGTAAAATGAACTGATCAACACGATCATCATCTTCAATATCATCGTCTCAAGTAATgagaatgaatgaatgaattaatCGAGGCGGAGATGGATGTTGTACTCGACGGTGGCGTCGCCGGTGGTGGCGTTGAACCACCGCGTCGTCGCCTGGCAGTAGCCGCGCGCGAACCGGAACACGCCGGTGCCGCCCACCACCGGCATCTCCCGCACGGCGCGCTCCGCCGGGTTGGCGCCGAGGATCGCGAGGCTGCTGCCGTTGTACgggccgtcgccggcgaacaCGAAGTTCATCGCCATCATCAGCGACAGCGCGTccttgccggcggcgacgtACATCCCCTGCGCGCGGCCGACCAGCCGCGAGGCCGTCAGGTTGGGCCCGTCGGTGAGCGGGTCGTCGatcaccaccaccgcgccgaaCCCCGTCGCCGAGGCGTTCGTCGTCGGCGCCTCCGCCACCTGCGCCACCGTGGAGTTGGGCCCGCCGCTCACCACGTCGTGCCAGAACACCCGCAGCTTCGTCTCCCtctgcgcctgcgccgccgtcgccgccgccaggacgaggagcgccgccgcgaacacgaaggaggaggaggaggcagccatTGCTTGGTTCGGATTAAGCTAGCTTTAGCTGTGTGATGTGATTTGCGACGACGTGTGCATGGGTGAATTTAAAGGGGGAGGTCGGGGGTGTGGTTGGTGTGTGCTGGATTCGAAGGTTCTTCGATCGTCGTCTACACGGCGAGGAAGGCGACTGCAAAAATGGCCGGATATATGCAAACAGTCAGGTTAGAAATATAATGGAGGATAAATTAGTTAACACTAGTTGTGAAAGGGGTTTTACTCCCTCTTCGGAACCCCCTGTACTCCCGGTTTTATAACAGGGAGGACGAAtctaggactaaagatacctATCTTAGTATCTTTAGtctcgggtgaaataaccgggctTAAAAATCCATCTTTAAATATGGATAGAGGCCACATCCcaactgtttttttcttttatttattgttttttttttgctgcttgTATCTATTCCCCTAGCCAAATCCACACAAATCATCAATCATGCACAATAAAATTTTCCACAAATCAAGCACAacaaaaatcatccacaatacATACAcatccacaatccacaaatcTTGTGAgatcatccccaaatcaacaaaaaaaaatatccaacaaaatatacAAACCATTCATCATCCACTACAAAaattcacaaaataaaaaaaatccagtcgctattgccgccgcccggccgtggGCCGCTGGCCTCCTTGCACCCGGCCACCGCgcgggccaccgccgccggccgccgccaaaCAATACGTCTCCAATCCAGCAAGTAGATGAAAGAGCAAGCCATTCCTTGCCATGGCGGTAtgcactactacagaaatgatttttctagacAAGATCCTCTTTAGATTGCAGACAGACCGTAACTAGTCCAGTATGTAAAAAATCGTACTCCATTTTCGCATACAGCTCCTTAATAGGACCACacgcaaaaatcgattttcacaggtGGTCCTCTTAAGGATTCGCACGCTAAAATAAGCTTATTTTTACAGGCGAACCTCTCAAGGAGACGCCCGTTTCACAGGCGGGCctcttaaatatatttttgtggcGGGTGACGCGGCTGACAACGAGCAGCGGGCTGTGTGGTTGACGGCAAGCAGCGAGCGGATCCGCCTACGCCGGCCTCGTAATAGGCGGCGGATGGCGTGGCTGACAGCAGGCGGTGGGTGGTAGTAACAGACCACGGAGGCGGGCTCCCCCGCACGTTGAAGGAGGCAACGACAGCTTCCTTGCACAGAACAGtcgggcggcgagcggcagtGATGGAGCACGGCGGCAGGCTCCGTCACGCGTCGAATGTGGCGAAAGCGGCTCCCACGCGGATCCAGCAGGTGGCAGGCACCGCCTGGATCTGCCGGCAGAGGGAGgagcccggcggcggtggctagaatttttttgcgatttttaatttttttcagatttttatttttaagtgcGGACGATATAAACACCCGCATGCAAAAGTTGAATTTTCGTATGCGGGTGCTCCACTAGCATAGAAAAAGAGAGATTTTTTCATAACTTTCCTGGTAGACGGGCCAGAGTTCCGCACGTAAAAATGATCACTTTTGGCCCATCTTGAGATATCTAAATTATTTACACATGAAAATTTTGGTATCATGGAATATCTAGCAGTTGAAGatataccaaattttacataaaaaatacgATATCTCATAATACCTTCTCTAAaagatgaaaaaatatattatcttCTGACACCTTCTTAAGGTTAGCTCTAGCTGATCGTGTGTTCAATTTAGACTTTGATTAATTTACATTGCATTCTTCAATAATTCTTGCATACTTGGATTAACTACATGTAGAAATTCTTATGGCATTcttgcgtgcatgcatgcaagttggatatgttaatttattttaaattcttttGGCGTGTGAGAGGGTAGGAATGGACTGGGTCGGTGATCGGACTTTTGAAGAAGCTGGCAACAGATGCAGTAGGTGAAGTGCTGACTGTGAATTGGTACGTATGAACTACTCGCATCGATCTCTggggttttcttcttcttttcttttttaaggtGAAATTAGCACGCGTAGCCGCGTATATAGGTATTTGGTGAGATGAAGGCATGCTtggtttaattaatttccaAGCTTCTTCGGTATATATGTTCTAGAAATCTATTGATGTAATTAAATATGCTCCGATCATCACCTTTGGTCTTTGGAACGTCTGTACGTGTCTATCCAAATTGTGATAACAGAATTATATCAAAGTTATGTTGCTTCTGtatgttcaaaaatcaacagattttttttttgaacgctTAGAAGTTCTTGCTGACAAGGCCTCTAGTTTAACTTCGTTTGTGCTAAGCTTATTCCGGGTCAAGTCGGGTCAACAGAAAAACAAATCAGTTTATAGTTCAGTCCTAAAATATTTTGTCTATAGTCCAAGTATTGGCAATTAAATCGTACAGAATTTGTAACTGTACAATACTTATTTACAGCTCGTTAAAGCCAATGTCTACAACAGACAACACTCTAAAGAGAAAGGCACTCCTACAGAAAGCTTTTTCTCAAACGATCATATATATTCAGCTTTTTCAAACAGACGCcaaacatgtataaaaatactgATTGTTATGGGCTGGCACCGTAACCACATGCAAAATCTTATTTTCGTAAGCGGACATGTGAAGATGTTCTCCTGCAAAAGAATTTTAGCCATAAAATCTCCAAGATAATTTATACCCCTAGCCACCGTCAAATCGGGTAAGCTTGAAGGCTAGCGTCGTAGCTGCCCAAAGCGAGGTATGAGAAGAGGCGATGAAGCTGTCATCATTGTCCCCCACGTCGAGCTCCACCAGATCTAACGAGCCTGAAGCGTGCTGCCACTACCCAAAGCTCAACCGTGGGAAGCGAGGGACGGGGAGAGGCGATGGAGGTCACCATTCCTGTGCCGCCGACGGTGGATCCGTCACTCCTGAGGCCATTGGAGGTGGATCGACCGCTCTCGAGGCCAGCGACATTGTTGCCGCCCCCCTCCCAGTCAGCTCGCGGCAGCGGCTCTTCCCTGACAACGGCATTGAGCACTCTGGTGGTAGCAGGCCTCAGCTGTCTTCTCCGCCTCCCAGAAGCTGAGAGAGACGAGGAGATAGGGAGTCAAGGGAGGGAGAGCACATGAGTGGGAGTGGGCGCTGAGTTCATAATATTTAGCGTCGTGCTATCCTTTCGCAAGCGGATCTATTAGAAGGTTGTTCTATATTTTTGCAGACCAACTTCTTAGCACGCTCGagtgtgaaaattgattttcaggtATTGACTTAGAAcactctatatatattttttgcaagCGGAtctttatttttctcatttgCAAAAATAACACAAGTATGGGGTGTTAatgaaaatcatttttgtagtagtgagaaATGAAAGGAATTCATAACTTAAATAACAAAACTGGTAAGAAGAGGAGAATTAATTGAAATCACTCGTTGACATCAGGTTCAGGCTTCACCTCCCCGCCGTAGCCATAAACGTTATTGCCGTCACAGTCCTCACACAAGTGCaatggctcgccgccgccaccgccgtcgccggccacaaAGCCATTGCCGGCGACCTGCTCGCCGTAACCATATTGGTGGCTCGGACCCGGCTGGTCTGGATAATATTAGACTACACCGCCGCTGCCATAGTTGTCGCCGCCGACGTTGTATTGTTGTGGTTGGCAGTGGCGctgtcaccggcgccggcggcgatgtgGTCTGGGTTAGGGCCAgagcgctcgccgtcgccgtcgccggcggcggaggtggagcagGAGGGCTCCTCCTTGATGCACAGCTTCTTGTCCTTGGCCCTGGGGGTGGCCCTGATCCGGGAGAGCACGgtggcggggagcggcggcgaggtgatcTCGTACTCGTGCATGACCCATCCGGAGGAGGAGCtctcgccgcggcggtggaAGCTCAGGTTGCGCCGCTTGTACACCACGTCgagctcgcctccgcctccgccgccgtcgcggacgaTGGTGAGGGTCGCCACCTCGCCCTTCTGGATCCGCCACACGCCGCCGCCATTCTTGACTGCGCGCTGCACCTtgcgcctgccgccgccgccgacgctctcGTGGTCGTGGACGAAGAAGGCGTGCGCGCTGGCGGCGTGGCCGTGCTCCCGCATCAGCGTCCACGGCTCGCACCTCGACACGTCGTCCTggatgacggcggcgtggccgcggcCGTAGAGCGCGCGCGG
The nucleotide sequence above comes from Oryza glaberrima chromosome 11, OglaRS2, whole genome shotgun sequence. Encoded proteins:
- the LOC127755307 gene encoding dirigent protein 22-like produces the protein MAASSSSFVFAAALLVLAAATAAQAQRETKLRVFWHDVVSGGPNSTVAQVAEAPTTNASATGFGAVVVIDDPLTDGPNLTASRLVGRAQGMYVAAGKDALSLMMAMNFVFAGDGPYNGSSLAILGANPAERAVREMPVVGGTGVFRFARGYCQATTRWFNATTGDATVEYNIHLRLD
- the LOC127754645 gene encoding NAC domain-containing protein 77-like encodes the protein MEAWRFGFSRFSGFPAFKFDPTDADIVASYLLPRALYGRGHAAVIQDDVSRCEPWTLMREHGHAASAHAFFVHDHESVGGGGRRKVQRAVKNGGGVWRIQKGEVATLTIVRDGGGGGGELDVVYKRRNLSFHRRGESSSSGWVMHEYEITSPPLPATVLSRIRATPRAKDKKLCIKEEPSCSTSAAGDGDGERSGPNPDHIAAGAGDSATANHNNTTSAATTMAAAV
- the LOC127755069 gene encoding dirigent protein 22-like — translated: MAKAALQLLLLLCVAAVAWAADDGGGSGAGMTKIKVYWHDVVAGPNPTAIRVAQAASTNASSTYFGAVVAIDDPLTSSPAAAAAGEVVGRAQGTYTFADQRVIGLLMDMNFVFTAGDHNGSSLAIMGRNEVMSPVREMSIVGGSGKFRMARGYAEARTVDSGFKSGETIVEYTLFVKA